Part of the Catalinimonas alkaloidigena genome is shown below.
AAAGAGACAGATTGCTGAAAAGTATGGGATAGTGATTTCTTGAGCAGGAGATGGAAGTTGGAAGACCGGATCGCACTGACTAAACTTGGTAAAAGGTAAAACAGGTTTCCTTCTGAATGAAATACAAACACTTCATTAACTTCATTTGTCATTCAGGAGGAATCTTTTTTACTTTAACTACACAGACAGCTTGTATATATGCTTTACTAATATCCGGGCAGCCACCATAATTTTCCTGCGCAATGCGTATGTCTTACAATGCATTGCATTAAACGCGCGCCAGTTAAGTTTTAGTAAAATGTAAAGCCACCCAAAATTCCAAAGGAGTTGGATATAGAGTCAAAGGAATCTTGAATGGGTACATATCCTACTCCTGCTACAAACCTTCTTGAAGAAGTAAGGTGATTTCCATTATACATTCCATACCTGAGTTCAAGAAAAAGACCATAATTATCATTGATACTTTTGCTAACTCCTGCTACCGCTTCCAACCCATATTGTATACTACCTGATTGTAACCACTTAAGATCAAGCTCATCATATATACTCTGGTCTTTTAAAGAAAGTAGAAAGTTAAAAGCAGGTCCCAGGCTAATATAAGGTTTAAATTTACCATTAGGTAAAATCAGATATTTGTAGGCTGGAGTAACTCTTAGTATATTGGTACTTAAACTTAAAGTAGGGTTTGAGTAAAAAGCACTTTGATACTGGAATGCTATTTTGTAAGCCGAATGTCTGGATTCAACGGGTTGAGCCTCAGTAAAAAAACCAAAACTAAAGTTACTACTATTACTGAATGTAGGCGAGAGATAACTTTCTAATTCTTCTGTCCCAGTGAATTTTATTGAAGAGTACTGCAAACCAGCTATTATACCCCATGCTAAAGCAACATCTCTCCTTTTTGTGAAATTAACTTTAAGGGGTTGATTAGTAAGCTCATGGTATTTTTGAAATAAATTGATGAGTGCTATATCCGAATACTTAAGTTTATCAATCTCGTTAAACAAATCAGGCTGATCCCTGAATACATTTTTTAAGATACCCTTATAAGTGTTGGTATAACGAATATATTTTTTCCCATCTCTTTTTGATTCTAGTTTCACATTTGAAAGGGCATAAACGTTGCCATCTTTATCTTCAACCCAGTAGGCATATTCTTTATTATTGGGTAGTCTGAAAAGGCTAGTATTTCCCTCAACCAATTGCTGCAAAAATTTCAATTGCTTTTCATCATTCAAATCAATCTCTTTTGATTTAATTATTTCGTTTTGATTGATAATTATGGTTTTGATACGGGCAGGAGAAAGAACATTCCCCTTCTGATCAATTTTTTGGGTAAACACATACTCGTCTTCGCGTGAAATGTGTACATAACCTTCTAAAGTATCAGCACTTTGGGTTATAATTTGGGCTTCGGAATTTTCAGTTTGGGTATATGCTTTGGTGTTAGTAAGTAGGACTAAGACAAATAAGGTTGCAGTAAGCAGGTTCTTCATTATTCGTGACTAAGATTAATGGGGTTAATGATCATAGTGTTAGCGCATTGCCAATCATAATTGGTACTTCTTCCTAACAGAAGCTATGAAAGACTCACGGCAAAAATAAAGAAACTAATAAAAATTACAGCTAAAAGATTATTTTACCTGAAGTGTCATTTATGATTAAGCTCCCTGATCACCTTACAGGGATTGCCGGCGGCAAATACATCGGAAGGAATATCTTTAGTCACCACGCTGCCCGCCCCTATAATGGTGCGATCTCCTATGCTTACTCCCGGACAAATGATCGCGCTGCCACCCACCCATACATCTTCTCCTATGCTGATGGGCTTGGCAAACTCTACGCCTGAGCTTCTTTCCTTGTAATTGGTAGGGTGGGTAGCCGTATATACCTGTGCGTTGGGACCAAAAAGTGTTCGGCTGCCAATCTTCACTTCCATCACATCCAGCACAATGCAGTTGAAGTTAAAAAATACCCTTTCCCCCACAATCATGTTGCTGCCATAATCACAGTAAAAGGGAGGCTGAAGCCATAAACCTTCGCCAGCATGAGGGATGAGCTCTTTGAGTATACGATTGCGGGCATCCACCTCATCTTCCCGGCTGTCATTGAGCTCTTTGATGAGTAAGCGGGTCCGCATTCTTTCTTCCACCAACTGAGGGTCTAGGGGATCATACAGTTCACCGGCAAGCATCTTTTCCTTTTCGGTTTTCATGCTATAATATTTAGAATTTGATTGAGCTTAAATATACTTAATATCGCATTACAAATACTTACTCAAACTCATACTGCACACTGTCAGGTAGGGGAGTGACATTGAGTTGCATCCATTCTCCGTCAATTTTGATGACGACCATGTGCCGGTCCTTATCGTAAAAGATCGTGCCATCATCACTTTGCTGGAGGGCTTTGTAGTTAACATACTTAGCGCTTTCTTCATAGTTTCGCTCATCATCTCCTTCTGGCTGTACTTTTTGTAGATTATCCTTTCCTATGCTGCCCAGTGTAAGAGCATTGCTCAGTTTTAACGATCCGTAAAAGATGGCTTCGTCCCGGCTAAACATAAAGGAATGCTGGCGAACGTCAGAGCCTATACGAAACCAGTTGTAGGCTGGTGCCGAATGATTGTATACCGTGCCGTAGTAATACATTTCGGCTACGGGCTTGTCCTCCTCCACATGCTTGTTGACCAGCATGGTAATGCGGGATTTGTCATCTGTGGCGTAACCCTCAAAAACATGATAGCCCCAGCGTTTCTTATTCTTCTCATCTTCATTGCCCCGCACCTGTATCATAAAGGGCGTGCTCAGTATTCCATTGACGTTGGTGTACATGGGGGTGAGACTGGTATTAAAACCAAAGCTATACCCTCTGTTATCCCACTTGCTCCAGGTTGAGTCTGTATCTGAATACAGTTCTACCCGCTTCTGCTGCGAGTTTTCCGAACCATCAAGCAGACGGTAATATTGATCTGTTATGGTTTGGGCATGTACAGTTTGTAGTACCGTTAAAAAAAAGCAAAGGAGCAGCAGGTTCTTCATGGGAATTTGTTTGGTTTTTGATGTAAGAGTTATAATAATTATTTTCTTTATTACATACTAATCATCCACTTTTTATCTCATAGCATTGGAAATATCAATAAGAGTAAGCTGCAAAAATGATAAAATAATATATACCTATTATTGGGTATTGTACAGCTATCTATTCTTGCGTAAATTGATTTAAGAATAGTATTTTATAGAAAAACAGTCTAACACTACTGTTTAAAGATTGAAACAAGACTGTTTATATTATTTTTTGCTATACGTATTTGAGGGGGCAAGCCAATTTTATTCTAGTTAATTTGAGAACAGCTGCAAGTAAATTACAGATTGCTAATGAGCTCTAAAGCGCTTGCAGGTTTTTATTAATACTCAGTACTGGCGCATTGAACATTCAGCAAATTCATTCATAAGGTAATTTTTTAATACCCTTTTGACTAAGAATATAGGGTAGCAAAATCAAGCCCCTATCTAATTTCTTCTCCGGGATATGTACCAATATATCTGCTGACAGCAATACATCATTTTCTATAAAAAAGTAATTGCTGATAAGTAAAAACAGCAGGTTCAATACTCTTACCCAAGGCTTGCGCTATCGTGTTACAGCTAAGCTTTGATGCAATAAAAATATTATCCTTTACCCTTTAACCTGAAATTATATGAGGTCCCTTAGACACTATCTGAGTTTTGGAGTGATGTTAATTCTTTTCTCATCAGGAATCAAAGCACAAATTCCCTCAAAAATTGAAAATCATTTGCCTCAGCCATTGCCTTCTAAGTTACAAAAACAAACTATGGGACCTGCTGCCAGAACTTCCAGCTTAACCCCTAAAGATACGAAAGTATCTCAGGTATTATGGGGCTTGCATCAGGCACATCAGCAAGTTTCCCGGGGAGGTTCCTGGAAAGAGTATTGCGAACAACAGGGCTTTAACCAAACGCTGATTCTGGTAGAAGAAAAGGTGGTAATTGAAGCTACTGCGGAACAAGATGGAGAACTTTTGAAATCCACATTAGAAAAGTTGGGGCTGGAACAGGCATCTGCTTTTGGCCGAATGGTATCCGGACTGTTCCCTATTTCCAGAATAGATCAGCTGGAAGAGGTTAGTGGACTTCGGTTTGTTCGTACAAGTTATCGCCCACAAAAGAGAATAGGTTCTGTTACATCTCAAGGAGATGTGGCACAAACTTCTGTCCTGGCAAAGAATGCCTGCGGTATCAACGGGGAGGGTACAATCGTAGGAATATTATCTGATAGTTATAATGCTTTAGGAGGCGAAGCCGAGGGTATTGGCACTGGCGATTTGCCTGGTCCTGGAAACCCGAATGGACATACCACCCCTGTAAATAATCTTCTGGATCTTGCTCCGGGTCAGGGCATAGATGAAGGCCGTGCTATGGCTGAGATAATACATGATGTAGCTCCTGCTGCAGGATTAGCTTTTCATACCGCATGGCTGGGGCAGCCCAGCTTTGCCAATGGAATTCTGAGCCTCGCTGATGATGCCGGAGCCAATGTCATTGTGGATGATATTGGTTACTTAGACGATCCCTTTTTTCAGGATGGGATCATCGCCCAGGCAGTGGACATGGTAGAAGAAAAAGGAGTTACCTATTTTTCTTCAGCGGGGAATAGTGCGCGACAGTCTTATGAGAGTGAATTTCGTCCGGCGCCTGAAGTTCATACACTGACCGAAGGTGATGGATTTCCTATAGGAGACTATGTATTGCATGACTTTAATCCTGGTCCTGATATAGATGTGTTTCAACGGGTAATCATACCGTATGATGCTACTATCACTTTCCAGTGGTCGCAGCCTTATGCCTCTATTTGTCCTACAAGTACGGGGGCGATGAGCGATATGGATATCTTTATTTTTACCGAGGCGGGAGATTTCAGTAGCGCTCTTTTTGGAAGCATTGATGGTAATATTGGTAATGATCCCTTTGAATTTCTCAGTGTGGGAACGGATTTTTATGTGGAGGCCTATATTGTAATCGGCAAATGGGTAGGGACTCCTGAGTTTGATGTAGAACCTGAAGGTCCTAACCCTAATCCTGAGCGGATAAAATACATGTATTTCGGAGGTGAACTACAGGAGGAATATGCGACTTACAGCAGTACAATATTTGGGCACCCCAATGCTTCCGGGGCTATAGCAGTAGGTGCGGTACCCTATTATTACACTCCCCCCTTCGGATCACCGGAACCATTTCCAGAGTTCTTTTCTTCAGTAGGCGGAACGCCCATCTTACTTAGCCCCTGTGGAGATCCTCTTGCGCCTGAAGTACGTGAAAAGCCTGAAGTTTGTGGACCTGACGGTGCCAATACCAGCTTTTTCTATCCCGGAAGTGATGATGAAGGTGATGGCTTTCCGAATTTCTATGGCACATCCGCTTCTGCGCCTCATGTAGCCGGGATCGCAGCTCTGATGAAACAAGCCTCGGCAGCCCTTTCTCCTTCAGAAATTGAGGAAATTCTACAAAAGACTGCGATAGATATGGATGATCCCTTCACCCCCCTGCAAGATACAGGTTTTGACTTTGGTACCGGCTATGGATTTGTTCAGGCTTTTACAGCCTTGTCAACGCTGACTACTTGTACAGGCATTGCAAGTCTGGAGTTATACAATGCAGAATATGACTACCCGATCAAGACATTAAGCGATGGCGCGGTTATTTCTTATTATGAGACTCAGACCAGAAAGCTGGCGATCAGGGCAGTCACCGTGCCCGACAAAGTGGGAAGCGTCGTGATAATGATTAGCGGAGGCTTAAGTTCGCAAGTGATAGAAAATAGTGAACCTTATGCATCTTTTGGAAATCAGGGCTACAACTTTCACGGACGTAAATTTAACTTTGGCGTTTTTGAGGGAGAGGAGTATACTGTAGAAGCCACCGCTTACTCTCTACCCAATGCACAGGGAGAAGTATTAAATACGCTAGCTCTCTCGTTTTTTCTACTGGACGATCCACTACAATCATTTAGCCTGATTAATGCCACCACTGATGAAGAGATCACCACGCTATTTGATTTTGAAATTATTGACATGAGTTTTACTGGCCCTAATCTGAATATACGTGCCAATGCCAGTGATGAAAAGGCAGTTGGAAGTGTGGAGTTTAGCCTGGTAGAAACTGATATCAATATTATTCCTACAGAATTGGTACTAGAAACCGTTGAAAACACACCTCCCTTTGCTCTTTTCGGCAATGTGAATAATGATTATCGAGATGGGTCATTTGAGGAAGGCTTTTATTTCTTGACGGCTACGCCCTACAGTGAAAAAAATCTACAGGGAATGGTGGGTAGATCATTATCACTGATCTTTGCTGTGAGTGAGGATGGCATGCTACCTGAAGAGGTGTCTTCCACTCAGCAGCTTAGCTCCTGGATGGTGTTTCCTAACTCATTAGAGGATCGCGATGTGGGACTTCAGGTTAAGGCAAAAGAAGTTGGAGTTAATGATGGAAAGGTTACTTTTAAGCTGCTCAATCAATTTGGTGATCAGGTATACCATGAACAAACCCAATACTCCAGCACCCAAGGTTACCATCAGATCAATACGCAAAGCCTGAATTTGTCACCTGGCTTATACTATCTGCGTGTAGAAATTCCGGATAAGTCACCGGAGGTCTTTCGGATATTAAAAAATTGACGATACGATTATAATATCATTATTAAGTGCAAAGTAAGTAATACTTAAGTCTAACTGTAAGGCAAAAGCAATTCGTAGTAAAGATGTAGGTTTTGACTATGATGGAGTATTTCAGGCAGAAACGGAAGAAGAAGTCTTTTAGATGGCTGCCGAACATGCGCAGCAAGTGTATGGCCTATTCATGTCTTATAAAAGTTGTAAATTAGGTTGAAAAAAAAAGGGAGGTAAACAGATGGAAGAGAGTTGGGGCATGCAAGAGTTTATGGGAAGTGCAGTAGAAGATAAACGCGAGGCAAAGAGTTTGTCACTGATGGCTGATCGTCTTTTAGCTAACCCTGAGCTTTCCTTTAGTAGTGCAGTAGGAGAGAATTTCCGTAAATCAGCCTGGCGGATATTTTCCAAACAGGAAGTAGACGTCAGCTACGGCCACTATAGGCAAACGAGCAAGCGCTGTGCCGACCAGGATGTGGTTTTGGTGAGTCAGGATACAACAGACTTGAATTATGCCAGTCATGTCGCTACTGAAGGTCTGGGCGACTTAGGCGGCAGTCATGTAAATCCAGGGCTTTGCCTGCATACGGCCATGGCTCTGAGTGAGCAGGGAACGGCTTTGGGCCTGGTAGGACAAAAGCTGTGGCCTCCCCAATCCACAGGACGTACAAAGCAGGTGCAGTTTTATCCTTTAGAAGAAAAAGAGAGTTATCGGTGGGTAGAAGCCCTACAGTGGGTGGATCAGCATTTAGCTAAAGCCAAGAAGGTGATCGTAATCTCCGACAGAGAATCTGATTTTTATGAGTACATGACTGCTCGCCGCTCCAAACATGTAGAATTACTCTTCAGGGCACATCATCTCAACCGAAAGGTGCATTATGAGCAAGAAAAGATGCTTCTTAAAGAAGTGGTTTTTCCCAATACTACTAAAGTAGAAGTTTACCTGCCCAGGACCAGCAAGAGAAAAGAGCGTAATGCTAAGCTGCAGGTAAGCTGGGGTAAGATCACATGCCCTGTCCCTACTTATAAAAAAGGAGAAGATATTGACTTATGGGTGGTAGTAGCTCAAGAAACACATACTCCGGCAGGAGAAGAACCGCGCAGCGAACCGCCTCTGCTATGGTATTTACTCACTACCATCAATATAGAAGATCAAGCTGCTGCTTTGCTGATGATAGATTATTACCGGAAACGATGGGTGATTGAACGCTGGCATATGGTGCTGAAGAGTGGTATGCAGATAGAAAAGCTACAGTTTGATACTTTCACACGACTATCTCATGCCATTGCTATGCTCTGTATTGTAGCCTGGCAATTGATCTGGCTTAAGCATCTGGCAGCAGAAAGTGCCCAATTAGCTGCAGAGAAAATATTTGAACCGCTACAAATAGAAGTCTTAGAAAAGCATAGTGGCAGAAAAGAACTCAGTGTACAGCAGGCATTGATCATCATCGCTGCCCTGGCCGGGTTTACGCCTACTAAAAAGCAGCCCTTCCCTGGAGAAAAAACCATGTGGAGAGGGTGGGCCATCTTCTCTCAACTCTGCCATGGATACCTTCTCGCTTCGCAGATAAATTATGAGACAGGATAAGGTGTATGGCTTGCAGGAGATTTCTCCCGAAGTAGTAAGCCAAAGTAAAGTCCGTGATGCGGGATGAGCCATTAGAAGAGGCTTGAATTTAGTGTGCTTATTTATGCATTGGGCAGAGTAGTTATCATCTGAACGGATTGGCTACGCAAAAATCTGCTCAGAGAGCAAACCAATTGTCTATAGCTTTTGGTTTGCTTCTTTTCTAGTTCGCAGCGTTATACCGGATTAGCTTTGCCGTGACGGTTAAACGGTCTCCATTCTGATCATTCTCCCGCGTGGTCACCAAAATCTGAAAACACAATAGCGTCTGCTCCCCTCATTTTAGCGGCTTTAATCATCTCCTGCTTGATCACTTCCACCGAATAATCCAGAAATTTATCATGGGTCATCTTACCTATGGTGACATACGCTCTGCCAACGTCCTTTTCGTCATAAAATATCTCTAAGTCAGTAGTAGGAGGGTAAGTGTCTCCCAGATAATATATGGAGGGGGCACAGGCTGTCATGAACATGAATATCAAAATGGCAGTGATATGGCTTATGTGTGAGCTTGTGTTTTTTGCATTATTAGTAGTATGAGAATATAGCATTGTCTTTTTAGCTAACAGATTAAAACATTTACAATAATTCACACCCAGAATTAATACGATAACATTTCTTCAGGTGTTGCTC
Proteins encoded:
- a CDS encoding outer membrane beta-barrel protein, translated to MNDEKQLKFLQQLVEGNTSLFRLPNNKEYAYWVEDKDGNVYALSNVKLESKRDGKKYIRYTNTYKGILKNVFRDQPDLFNEIDKLKYSDIALINLFQKYHELTNQPLKVNFTKRRDVALAWGIIAGLQYSSIKFTGTEELESYLSPTFSNSSNFSFGFFTEAQPVESRHSAYKIAFQYQSAFYSNPTLSLSTNILRVTPAYKYLILPNGKFKPYISLGPAFNFLLSLKDQSIYDELDLKWLQSGSIQYGLEAVAGVSKSINDNYGLFLELRYGMYNGNHLTSSRRFVAGVGYVPIQDSFDSISNSFGILGGFTFY
- a CDS encoding sugar O-acetyltransferase is translated as MKTEKEKMLAGELYDPLDPQLVEERMRTRLLIKELNDSREDEVDARNRILKELIPHAGEGLWLQPPFYCDYGSNMIVGERVFFNFNCIVLDVMEVKIGSRTLFGPNAQVYTATHPTNYKERSSGVEFAKPISIGEDVWVGGSAIICPGVSIGDRTIIGAGSVVTKDIPSDVFAAGNPCKVIRELNHK
- a CDS encoding S8 family peptidase, giving the protein MRSLRHYLSFGVMLILFSSGIKAQIPSKIENHLPQPLPSKLQKQTMGPAARTSSLTPKDTKVSQVLWGLHQAHQQVSRGGSWKEYCEQQGFNQTLILVEEKVVIEATAEQDGELLKSTLEKLGLEQASAFGRMVSGLFPISRIDQLEEVSGLRFVRTSYRPQKRIGSVTSQGDVAQTSVLAKNACGINGEGTIVGILSDSYNALGGEAEGIGTGDLPGPGNPNGHTTPVNNLLDLAPGQGIDEGRAMAEIIHDVAPAAGLAFHTAWLGQPSFANGILSLADDAGANVIVDDIGYLDDPFFQDGIIAQAVDMVEEKGVTYFSSAGNSARQSYESEFRPAPEVHTLTEGDGFPIGDYVLHDFNPGPDIDVFQRVIIPYDATITFQWSQPYASICPTSTGAMSDMDIFIFTEAGDFSSALFGSIDGNIGNDPFEFLSVGTDFYVEAYIVIGKWVGTPEFDVEPEGPNPNPERIKYMYFGGELQEEYATYSSTIFGHPNASGAIAVGAVPYYYTPPFGSPEPFPEFFSSVGGTPILLSPCGDPLAPEVREKPEVCGPDGANTSFFYPGSDDEGDGFPNFYGTSASAPHVAGIAALMKQASAALSPSEIEEILQKTAIDMDDPFTPLQDTGFDFGTGYGFVQAFTALSTLTTCTGIASLELYNAEYDYPIKTLSDGAVISYYETQTRKLAIRAVTVPDKVGSVVIMISGGLSSQVIENSEPYASFGNQGYNFHGRKFNFGVFEGEEYTVEATAYSLPNAQGEVLNTLALSFFLLDDPLQSFSLINATTDEEITTLFDFEIIDMSFTGPNLNIRANASDEKAVGSVEFSLVETDINIIPTELVLETVENTPPFALFGNVNNDYRDGSFEEGFYFLTATPYSEKNLQGMVGRSLSLIFAVSEDGMLPEEVSSTQQLSSWMVFPNSLEDRDVGLQVKAKEVGVNDGKVTFKLLNQFGDQVYHEQTQYSSTQGYHQINTQSLNLSPGLYYLRVEIPDKSPEVFRILKN
- a CDS encoding IS4 family transposase, giving the protein MEESWGMQEFMGSAVEDKREAKSLSLMADRLLANPELSFSSAVGENFRKSAWRIFSKQEVDVSYGHYRQTSKRCADQDVVLVSQDTTDLNYASHVATEGLGDLGGSHVNPGLCLHTAMALSEQGTALGLVGQKLWPPQSTGRTKQVQFYPLEEKESYRWVEALQWVDQHLAKAKKVIVISDRESDFYEYMTARRSKHVELLFRAHHLNRKVHYEQEKMLLKEVVFPNTTKVEVYLPRTSKRKERNAKLQVSWGKITCPVPTYKKGEDIDLWVVVAQETHTPAGEEPRSEPPLLWYLLTTINIEDQAAALLMIDYYRKRWVIERWHMVLKSGMQIEKLQFDTFTRLSHAIAMLCIVAWQLIWLKHLAAESAQLAAEKIFEPLQIEVLEKHSGRKELSVQQALIIIAALAGFTPTKKQPFPGEKTMWRGWAIFSQLCHGYLLASQINYETG